The Candidatus Limnocylindrales bacterium genome has a segment encoding these proteins:
- a CDS encoding DUF1989 domain-containing protein has protein sequence MPGPLYEPKSGSPLQVDQTFYGRLGSEVERRTLVNKFTVPIRSGKAWPMEAGQICRIVAIEGPQVVDFNAWNLHNPRERFWAARTKQLHSAHMKVFDRFWSCLPYLRPMATVIGDSINYGIDEDGAGCHDLLGTRCDPYVHKMLTGEELDVCCHSNLVRAVIPYRLHEGDIHDVLNIFQVTGLTRDGHQYFVKPCPAKKGDYFELFAEIDLLCAVSTCPHGDMSVPIWGPHAADPLTVCRPVEVEVYRVDPELLKGWNSPPVSDYRGIHGIRLE, from the coding sequence ATGCCCGGTCCACTTTATGAACCTAAATCCGGTTCACCCCTTCAGGTGGATCAAACCTTTTATGGTCGTCTGGGGAGTGAAGTTGAACGGCGTACCCTGGTTAATAAATTTACGGTACCGATCCGTTCCGGTAAAGCGTGGCCCATGGAAGCAGGTCAAATCTGTCGAATTGTGGCCATCGAAGGGCCTCAAGTTGTGGATTTTAACGCCTGGAACTTACACAATCCCCGCGAGCGTTTCTGGGCAGCGCGTACCAAGCAACTGCATAGTGCCCACATGAAAGTATTTGATCGATTCTGGTCGTGTCTGCCTTATTTGCGCCCTATGGCGACGGTTATCGGCGATAGCATTAATTATGGTATTGATGAAGATGGGGCAGGGTGTCATGATTTGCTGGGAACACGTTGCGATCCTTATGTGCATAAGATGTTAACCGGCGAAGAGTTGGATGTTTGTTGTCATTCAAATCTTGTGCGGGCCGTGATCCCTTATCGTCTCCATGAAGGGGATATACACGATGTACTTAACATCTTTCAGGTTACCGGGCTGACCCGGGACGGTCATCAATATTTTGTTAAGCCTTGTCCGGCTAAAAAGGGAGATTACTTTGAGCTTTTTGCCGAAATTGATTTACTTTGTGCCGTTTCAACCTGCCCCCATGGGGACATGTCCGTTCCTATTTGGGGGCCCCATGCTGCAGATCCCCTCACCGTTTGTCGGCCTGTGGAAGTAGAAGTATATCGGGTAGATCCGGAATTGTTGAAGGGCTGGAATTCTCCCCCGGTTTCGGACTACCGGGGGATACACGGAATACGTTTGGAGTAA
- a CDS encoding site-2 protease family protein: MEKENRGGLKLFKIAGIQITLDYSWLIIFVLVLWSLSSGYFPHHYPGQDILTYWIAGFIAAILFFFSILAHELSHSLVAIRSGIKIPEITLFIFGGVSRLSEEAEDPKTELKVALAGPLSSFALALLFLGIKLTLEEKQPSLFVAIFDYLSWINIALGIFNLIPGFPLDGGRVLRALWWWKTGSLRQATKVASDMGKGFALALMVLGGLQIFTGSLIGGLWFIFIGMFLRGVAESGYQEMIMKQSLEGVQVREVMIPEVVSVQPNLPLDRLIKDYFFRYGYRGFPVIQEGAVLGVVSLSNVKDIPETEQQTRTVAEVMTPLSDKITIPPETPLTEALQKMIREGIGRLLVIQSNQKMVGMITKNGLLRFLEIKRILEG, translated from the coding sequence ATGGAAAAAGAAAACAGAGGTGGATTAAAACTTTTTAAAATAGCCGGAATTCAGATCACTCTGGATTATTCCTGGCTTATTATTTTTGTATTGGTTTTGTGGAGTCTTTCCTCGGGCTACTTCCCCCATCATTATCCGGGTCAGGATATACTAACCTATTGGATTGCCGGATTTATTGCTGCGATTCTCTTCTTTTTTTCGATTCTGGCCCATGAACTTTCCCATTCCCTGGTAGCCATCCGTTCTGGGATTAAGATTCCGGAAATTACCCTCTTTATTTTTGGGGGTGTTTCTCGACTTTCTGAAGAAGCAGAGGATCCTAAAACTGAATTAAAAGTTGCCCTGGCCGGACCTTTGAGTAGTTTTGCTCTGGCCTTACTTTTCCTGGGGATTAAGCTAACCTTGGAGGAAAAGCAGCCCTCCCTGTTCGTGGCTATTTTCGATTACTTGTCCTGGATTAACATAGCCCTTGGTATCTTTAACCTCATTCCCGGGTTTCCACTGGATGGAGGTCGTGTTTTACGGGCTCTGTGGTGGTGGAAGACCGGCTCCCTGAGACAGGCTACCAAAGTGGCTTCAGATATGGGAAAGGGGTTTGCTTTAGCCCTTATGGTTTTGGGGGGGCTTCAAATTTTTACCGGATCTTTGATCGGAGGTTTATGGTTCATTTTTATCGGCATGTTCCTCCGGGGAGTTGCCGAAAGCGGTTATCAGGAAATGATTATGAAACAGTCTCTGGAAGGGGTCCAGGTCCGGGAAGTGATGATTCCAGAAGTCGTCAGTGTGCAACCTAATCTCCCCTTAGATCGCCTGATTAAGGACTATTTCTTCCGATATGGATACCGAGGATTTCCCGTAATTCAGGAAGGAGCTGTACTGGGAGTGGTCTCCCTTTCTAATGTGAAGGATATTCCTGAAACAGAGCAGCAAACCCGAACCGTGGCAGAAGTCATGACACCCCTCAGCGATAAAATTACGATTCCCCCAGAAACTCCTTTGACAGAAGCCTTACAGAAGATGATCCGCGAAGGCATTGGCCGCCTTTTAGTCATACAGTCAAATCAAAAGATGGTCGGCATGATCACGAAAAATGGCCTCCTCCGTTTTCTGGAGATTAAGCGCATTCTGGAAGGATAA
- a CDS encoding glycine zipper domain-containing protein yields the protein MRRSNLILLIMGVLLWVVGCAGYRTQTGAAIGAGAGALAGQAIGHTTESTLIGTALGGLTGAVIGNAMDTYDAQRYGYRYSPPPAGPDLGYSAYTPGYGRWVTIPGQWVNGQWVPEHQVWVPAGNPGR from the coding sequence ATGAGAAGATCCAATTTAATTTTGTTAATTATGGGTGTTTTACTCTGGGTGGTGGGTTGTGCTGGATACCGTACCCAAACTGGAGCCGCCATAGGTGCTGGAGCTGGAGCCTTAGCCGGTCAAGCCATTGGACATACTACTGAGAGCACCTTAATCGGTACGGCGTTAGGTGGATTAACCGGGGCTGTAATAGGAAATGCCATGGATACCTATGATGCTCAAAGATACGGCTATCGTTACAGTCCCCCGCCGGCCGGTCCTGATCTGGGTTATTCTGCTTATACTCCAGGCTACGGTCGTTGGGTAACCATTCCCGGGCAGTGGGTCAATGGGCAATGGGTTCCAGAGCATCAAGTATGGGTACCCGCAGGGAATCCCGGACGGTAA
- the ligD gene encoding non-homologous end-joining DNA ligase codes for MSEISSTWQIEGQAVPVSHLDKPFWPEEGLTKGDMLQYYLDVAPVMLPYFKNRPVTLRVFPDGIHGFSYYQRDLPEKAPEWFRSIKYRPKTAKHVIQLPLVDNTAGLIWLANLGSIEFHLWGSRGPDLAQPDMVILDLDPGEEASFADVLQAALRLRDTLDRMGLKSYPKTSGGRGLHVYLPLASGYSFEAVRSWVKKLARQLATAYPDLITIAHGATHQGRQVTIDYAQNSIGRNTAAPYTLRAHPGAPVSTPLTWKEVEEGRLAPSDFTLKSIPRRLQRVQDLFAPVLCGGQFLP; via the coding sequence ATGAGTGAAATCTCTTCTACATGGCAAATAGAAGGACAGGCGGTACCTGTATCCCATTTGGACAAACCTTTCTGGCCCGAAGAGGGTCTAACTAAAGGGGATATGTTGCAGTATTATCTGGACGTAGCCCCTGTAATGCTTCCTTATTTCAAGAATAGACCCGTTACGTTGCGGGTCTTTCCCGATGGTATCCACGGGTTCTCTTATTACCAACGAGACTTGCCTGAAAAGGCTCCAGAGTGGTTTCGTAGCATAAAGTATCGCCCTAAAACAGCTAAGCACGTCATCCAACTACCCCTGGTAGATAATACAGCAGGATTGATTTGGTTGGCCAATTTGGGTAGTATTGAGTTCCACTTATGGGGATCCCGAGGGCCTGACCTTGCACAACCGGATATGGTGATTTTGGATTTGGATCCCGGAGAAGAGGCCAGTTTTGCAGACGTTTTGCAGGCAGCCCTGCGGCTCCGAGATACTTTAGACCGAATGGGATTAAAGAGCTATCCCAAAACCAGTGGAGGAAGAGGTCTCCATGTCTACCTCCCTTTAGCCTCTGGGTATTCCTTTGAAGCCGTACGTAGCTGGGTAAAAAAACTCGCCAGGCAGCTTGCTACTGCGTATCCGGATCTTATCACCATAGCCCATGGAGCTACTCATCAGGGTCGACAGGTTACTATTGATTATGCCCAGAATAGTATAGGCCGTAATACGGCTGCGCCTTATACCTTGAGGGCCCATCCGGGTGCACCTGTTTCCACACCCTTAACCTGGAAAGAGGTAGAAGAGGGCCGGTTAGCCCCCTCAGATTTCACCTTGAAAAGTATCCCTCGGCGCTTGCAAAGGGTTCAGGATCTATTCGCACCGGTACTATGTGGAGGCCAATTCCTTCCCTGA
- a CDS encoding phosphoribosyltransferase family protein gives MLFQNREQAARLLAEKLIKYKGQNPLVLAIPRGAVPMGKIIADALDGELDVVLVRKLRAPNQPELAIGSIDETGHVYLGEYARVLRIPEEYLEAEKQKQLETLRKRRSLYTPVHPPIDPAHRIVIVVDDGIATGSTVIAALRALRAKNPAKLIVATAVAPPETLQRIEVEADEVVCLQAPTFFYAIGEFFQDFSQVSDEEVIAILKQSRARFESGESPGTGK, from the coding sequence ATGTTATTCCAAAATCGAGAACAGGCTGCCCGCTTGCTGGCAGAGAAACTGATTAAGTACAAAGGGCAAAACCCTCTAGTACTGGCCATTCCGAGAGGTGCTGTGCCAATGGGTAAGATTATTGCGGACGCCCTGGATGGTGAACTCGATGTGGTATTGGTGCGAAAGCTAAGGGCCCCAAACCAGCCCGAGTTGGCCATCGGTTCCATAGATGAGACAGGCCATGTCTATCTGGGAGAATATGCTCGCGTTCTCAGGATTCCTGAGGAATATCTGGAGGCAGAAAAACAAAAACAACTGGAAACTCTACGTAAGCGCCGTAGTCTGTATACGCCTGTACATCCACCCATTGATCCGGCTCATCGTATTGTGATCGTGGTAGATGATGGCATTGCCACCGGATCTACCGTAATCGCTGCATTACGTGCTCTACGGGCTAAAAATCCTGCCAAACTCATTGTTGCCACCGCAGTAGCTCCTCCTGAAACGCTGCAACGAATCGAAGTAGAGGCCGACGAGGTTGTTTGTTTGCAAGCTCCAACCTTTTTTTATGCCATCGGGGAATTTTTCCAGGACTTCTCACAAGTCTCCGATGAAGAGGTCATAGCTATCCTAAAGCAAAGTAGAGCCAGATTCGAATCGGGAGAATCCCCAGGGACAGGGAAATAA
- a CDS encoding class I SAM-dependent methyltransferase, which produces MEASLEIQNRLAKAENYNTWIYENIAPFLGNRILEVGCAIGNLTQFFLDREWVTSLDISEKYCDYVQRKFGDRKNFEVICCDGASEEMLNLRPRHFDTVVCLNVLEHIEADQKALRNMFEVLIPGGKLVLLVPAFQALYGSMDAADHHFRRYGKKELCHKLQQAGFRIQKIFYMNAPGILGWYINGKILKRQIIPEKQLLSYNKIIPVIKKIERIFPPPLGQSLIAIAEKLQ; this is translated from the coding sequence ATGGAAGCCAGTCTGGAAATTCAAAACCGTCTAGCTAAAGCAGAAAATTATAACACCTGGATTTATGAAAACATCGCCCCTTTCTTGGGGAACAGAATCCTGGAAGTAGGCTGTGCAATCGGTAATTTAACCCAATTTTTTTTAGATCGGGAGTGGGTCACCAGCCTGGATATTTCAGAAAAGTATTGTGATTATGTTCAAAGAAAGTTCGGAGATCGCAAGAACTTTGAAGTAATCTGCTGTGATGGGGCCAGCGAAGAAATGTTAAACTTACGCCCTCGCCATTTTGATACGGTGGTTTGTTTGAATGTGCTCGAGCATATAGAAGCAGATCAGAAAGCCCTCCGAAATATGTTTGAGGTCTTAATTCCAGGGGGAAAGCTTGTTCTATTAGTTCCAGCGTTTCAAGCCCTATACGGAAGCATGGATGCAGCCGATCATCACTTTAGGCGATATGGAAAGAAAGAACTTTGTCATAAACTTCAGCAAGCCGGTTTTCGGATTCAAAAAATCTTTTATATGAACGCCCCTGGGATCTTAGGCTGGTATATCAACGGGAAAATCTTGAAACGACAGATAATTCCGGAAAAACAACTCCTTTCTTATAATAAAATCATTCCGGTCATCAAAAAAATTGAAAGAATTTTTCCTCCACCCTTGGGACAATCTCTCATCGCTATTGCGGAGAAACTTCAATGA